Part of the Capsicum annuum cultivar UCD-10X-F1 chromosome 12, UCD10Xv1.1, whole genome shotgun sequence genome is shown below.
GAATAGTTGCTTGAAACCTGCTTGAACATGCAATAAATAAGACTAGACATAGCGAAAACTTAGTTAAAAAGGATGGCAATTCTGAACTGGTAGATTATAATGACGAGCATTAAAAAGTATAAAGCTGAAAGAAGGCACCTTCTACAGTGGCCTTATCAGCAGCCAAATGAATTATATTTGAAGCAATACCCAGACGTCGAGCATACTTTGCAACACAAACATTTGCAATGTATGCATATTTATGTGAATCAAAAGGTTCTTGACGTGCCAAGACAGCTGATAACCTTTTGATTTCCTGAAGATAACGAGAGGAAAAGGAATTCAGCAGGTTCAGCAAAACCTAGTACAAACGCACTTACCTACACTTTAAGAGGAGGAAACAGAGGTACAGCTCAAGTGGGGGAGTTGATTGAAAACGGCAAGAACAAAAGGACTTTAACTAGAAAAAAGATGTAGTTATAATATAATCAAATTCCACTTGTCCAGTCCAACAGTTAAGCACAACCAcagaataaaagaagatgcatTAAAACTTAACATTCAGCTAAAAATTTTTTTAAGTCGGTACCCCTGGGTTTCTCTCCCTATGTACAAATTGTCGGATGGACAAGTCCAACGTTCCCACAACACTGTTCAGTACTGTTCTTCTAACATTCTTCTCTTCCTTTTTGACCTGAAACATTTGAAGGCTGAGGAATATCCAATATAAATATCAAACGtgaaataataaatatcacaCAGATAATCTTACTTACATGAAGGaaaaaatcaaattctaaaaGAATTAATAGCACATAACAATCATCTTAAGTACATAGCAGAAATTCTTAAGCGTGTTTTAAACTCGAGAAAATGCTATAATTTGCAGAAAGTAGAACTTGTTAAGAGGATGTCAGCTTTTGAAGAAGTATCATGCCAGAACAAAACCGTGAAGTGTAACTGCTCATGCCTCACGGTAGTAAGaatcttttaatttaattcaaaatgcacGGATACGATTGAACTTTTTATCTGATAAGTAGTATAGCTGGTTCATGGTTTAAacagaattttattttatagtttccatGCTGCTTCCTAGTTGGAATTCATCGGCAACATCCAGTACAATCTATATGTATTCATTATCACAAAAGATGAAGGAATTGCTCAAAGGAGCAGATCCATTACCACCTATCTTTTCTATCTGACGGAAACATCAACGACGTAAGTGCTTTTACAGTTCTTAAATCAGAAAATAGGTGTTAAATTCAGAAGCAATTAACTCATGTCCACGAAGGAAATTAGTGAATACTAACCAAATAGCCTGAAAAATGTTTCTTTTGCTCCAGATAATATATAGTATAAAACACTTAGATATTCAACCGCTTAATCTGACATAAAGAGGCCTAGCGAAAGGCGGGAGGAAAAGTTCAGTTGTTAGCTTTTGTCAGTCTTTATGCACTATGAAGCAACCTCAGTTGTACAAGGTGCTTAGATTTCTTCAGCCTATGAATCAACACCCAAGTCACCGACTTTTTTGAAGCTATTTACACATAATAAATCAGAACTGCGACTAAAACTGGTTATAGAGAAATTAGAGACGAGCCCCaaacttcttaaaaaaaaaaaagatatccaccatctaagttgctcagactcttAAAAAATGTCTACGGGTGtgtgtcagatcctccaaaaatagtatatttttgaaggatccgacatggTTGCAGCAACATTTtcggagagtccgagcaacttagtccACCATTACTTTTTACGGATACAAATAGAACCTTTGATATAATAAATGGCTAAAGGGGAAAAGCTTGACGGATTAGATGCAAAGCACTATATTTGAAATCAATGATAAAATGAAAGCAATTCTGGAAGCAAGAAAACCATCTAACTCAACTACGACTAACCAGTTGCAACTTGTGCATACGCAACACTAAGGAAGAACAACGAAATTGCCTAGAAGCCACTATACGTACCGCAACAAAACAAAAGCACTTCAAGCAATTTCCATCCTGACCAGAACATCTTCTCTTTAAAGCATAAAACTCCTGCACACAAATAGTggaacaaaaagaagaagcaaataaAAACGAGGGTTTAAGCAATACTAGCAGCAAAAATTAGAGCAACATGCGATGATCAATATTTATGTAAAACAATATATAACTGCTTAATGCCATTCTACTGAGTTGAAGAGAAAAGCGCGGAAATATTTGATGGTAAGATCTCAACTTCCACAAATAACATTTTAACTGCTAGCAAACAAAATGTTTTTTTACTACAACTCACCTGTTCGGCATACTTTCTTTTATATGCGTCAACATGCCTAAAATTAGCAAAAGTACAATTAATATTTACCGTACAACAACAGACTTACATCTAGAAAACAATTTTTAAACTAGTCCTAATAAAAACATGGGACACGATTTAAGCGCGAGGTCTAACCTCATATAGGACACAGACTCCCAATGAGCTTCTGCTCGTAGCCAAGCTGCCGTCTGCCATTGACAGTAAGAcagaaaaacaagaaaatctaaatacttTTAGGAAGAGTAACCAAAAATAGCCATGAAAGTTTTCTTTAGAAGTGGCAGAACAAACCCAATATTCTTCATCCAGCACAGCCTCACGAGCAATGAAACGACCGAAGTTCCGCTTTTGCAATCCACAGTACCCATCATCAGTTTGCTGAAGACGGTTAAAAGCTAGTTCAGGTAAATTTGCATTGTCCTGCTTTGACAGTGGTGAGTGCCTGATACTTTGATCATTCTTGCAATGTACTTCAATATTTTTCCATCGATCGTATGAAATGGGAAAAGCCTCCCTAGGAGCAGATCGGATATCAtcagagagaaaagaaaaaaaaagaacaaactcTATCTTAACAAAATCACAAAATGGGGAAATCTTTGTAGCTCTTTTTTTTTATAAGGTAGATATTTTATTAAGGTGCCAAGATGGTACAGGAAAAGAGACGGAaacacgaaaaaaaaaaaaagcagcatCCTATACTCTTCTTCCTCGCATATTCCACCAAATCCGTATACTGGTTCGAACTCTCTATTAAGCTGCCTTTACGCCAGAAATACAAATTTTGTAAACATCTATCCTTAATTCTAGAGATGTGCGTTCTCTTCCCTTCAAAGCAAACTTTGTACAGTTAGTTGGTTGGGTACCTGAACTTTCACCTTATTAACGAGTGTTCGACTCCCCACCTCGTAATCCCCTCCCCCGTTTCCCATTTCTCCTTTCTCTATCCCatgggaaaaataaaagtaaatcacAAACTAATTGGGTCATCGGTACAAATACTCCACATCCATTCCACTCCATTAATACACATttcattcaaaataaagaaactaaCTTTATTTAACTAAATCACAAACCAGGAAATCTTAGTAGCTCAGTTGGTTGTCTACCCGACCTTTCaccttaaaaaaagaaaaagtaaatcaCAAACTAATTCGGATGGACTATATACAAATCATCTATATCTATTCCACTTCATTTGTACCCATTTCATtcaaaatcacaaataaaaaacTAACTTTATCTGACTAAATCACAAACCGGCAAATCGTAGTATCTCAATTGGTTGACTACCTGAACTTTCAACATATTAGCGAGCATTCGACTTCCCATCTTGCAACCCCCTCCCCCATTGGAGAAAAAAGAGGCATTTTCACAAACCAATTGGCATCATCTATACAAATTCTTTATATCTATTCCACCCCATTACTATCAATTCCATtcaaaatcacaaataaaaaaactaaCTTTATCTAACTAAATCACAAACCAGGCAAATCGTAGTATCTCCTGAACTTTCGACCTATTAGCGAGCGTTCGACTTCCCTGCTTGCAATCCCCTCCCCCATTGGGGAAAAAGGGTATTTTTCACAAACTAATTGACATCATCTATACAAATTCTTTAAACCTATTCCATTCCATTACTATCAATTCCATTCAAAATCACAAATAAAAGAACTAACTTTATTTAACTAAATcacaaaccaagaaaaaaaaaatagatatagaaACTAATGCCCCATTTCTATTCCACCCCATTAATACTCTATATCTATTACACTCCATTAATACccataatcattcaaaaccagAAATGAAAATACTAACTTTATTCAACCAAATCACAAACGGGCAAATCTTAGTAGCTCAGTTGGTTGGCTATCTGAACTTTCACCTTTAACAAAAAAGTAAATCACAAACTAATAGGGATATATACacaaatcacacacacacatatatataatcaattaACTAATAGGGATATATACANNNNNNNNNNNNNNNNNNNNNNNNNNNNNNNNNNNNNNNNNNNNNNNNNNNNNNNNNNNNNNNNNNNNNNNNNNNNNNNNNNNNNNNNNNNNNNNNNNNNNNNNNNNNNNNNNNNNNNNNNNNNNNNNNNNNNNNNNNNNNNNNNNNNNNNNNNNNNNNNNNNNNNNNNNNNNNNNNNNNNNNNNNNNNNNNNNNNNNNNNNNNNNNNNNNNNNNNNNNNNNNNNNNNNNNNNNNNNNNNNNNNNNNNNNNNNNNNNNNNNNNNNNNNNNNNNNNNNNNNNNNNNNNNNNNNNNNNNNNNNNNNNNNNNNNNNNNNNNNNNNNNNNNNNNNNNNNNNNNNNNNNNNNNNNNNNNNNNNNNNNNNNNNNNNNNNNNNNNNNNNNNNNNNNNNNNNNNNNNNNNNNNNNNNNNNNNNNNNNNNNNNNNNNNNNNNNNNNNNNNNNNNNNNNNNNNNNNNNNNNNNNNNNNNNNNNNNNNNNNNNNNNNNNNNNNNNNNNNNNNNNNNNNNNNNNNNNNNNNNNNNNNNNNNNNNNNNNNNNNNNNNNNNNNNNNNNNNNNNNNNNNNNNNNNNNNNNNNNNNNNNNNNNNNNNNNNNNNNNNNNNNNNNNNNNNNNNNNNNNNNNNNNNNNNNNNNNNNNNNNNNNNNNNNNNNNNNNNNNNNNNNNNNNNNNNNNNNNNNNNNNNNNNNNNNNNNNNNNNNNN
Proteins encoded:
- the LOC107850938 gene encoding uncharacterized protein LOC107850938 (The sequence of the model RefSeq protein was modified relative to this genomic sequence to represent the inferred CDS: added 119 bases not found in genome assembly), translating into MELRSMFLSEFKIQQPKFTCVFSKQDKHEQPLVVVNIFSREAFPISYDRWKNIEVHCKNDQSIRHSPLSKQDNANLPELAFNRLQQTDDGYCGLQKRNFGRFIAREAVLDEEYWTAAWLRAEAHWESVSYMRHVDAYKRKYAEQEFYALKRRCSGQDGNCLKCFCFVAVKKEEKNVRRTVLNSVVGTLDLSIRQFVHRERNPGEIKRLSAVLARQEPFDSHKYAYIANVCVAKYARRLGIASNIIHLAADKATVEGFKQLFVHVNADNIPGQELYKKSGFKIVEAESSSLSKEQRILMSLEL